From a region of the Neisseria subflava genome:
- a CDS encoding TMEM165/GDT1 family protein gives MEAFFSSTLGVAIAEIGDKTQLLALFLAARFAHKNAIVAGIFIATLLNHLVSAALGVWLASAISPEVMKWVVGGSFIAVGLWLLLPDKDEDPDGKWLKYGAFTATVVLFFLAEIGDKTQIATVLLAAKYQSILLVVVGSIAGLMIASVPAVYLGEMLMRKIPAKAVRIAACILFCLLGILTLLGDGIVLKAV, from the coding sequence ATGGAAGCTTTTTTCTCCTCGACGCTGGGCGTGGCTATTGCCGAAATCGGCGATAAAACGCAATTGCTCGCGCTCTTTTTGGCAGCACGTTTTGCCCACAAAAACGCGATTGTTGCCGGTATCTTTATTGCAACCCTGTTGAACCATCTTGTTTCGGCCGCACTCGGTGTCTGGCTGGCATCCGCTATTTCGCCTGAAGTCATGAAATGGGTGGTTGGCGGCAGCTTTATTGCGGTCGGATTATGGCTGCTGTTGCCTGACAAAGACGAAGACCCTGACGGCAAGTGGCTGAAATACGGCGCATTTACGGCGACGGTCGTCCTGTTTTTCTTGGCGGAAATCGGCGATAAAACGCAAATTGCGACGGTTCTTTTGGCGGCAAAATACCAATCTATCCTGCTGGTCGTGGTCGGCAGTATTGCCGGTTTGATGATTGCTTCTGTGCCTGCCGTGTATTTGGGCGAAATGCTGATGCGCAAGATTCCGGCCAAAGCAGTGCGCATTGCCGCATGTATCTTGTTCTGCCTGCTGGGTATTTTGACCCTGCTTGGCGACGGTATTGTGTTGAAGGCCGTCTGA
- a CDS encoding TIGR01621 family pseudouridine synthase: MWDIVFEHKDFVVINKPCGVSVHSESEGDVCLTASLAQQLGVERVWLAHRLDKATSGLLLFALNRDSAAALSAQFAEKTMRKTYLALGTHKPAKKQGWVKGGMARSRRGTWKLTRDEDNFAVTRFSSQSLKPGLRLFVLQPFTGKTHQLRVAMKSIGSPILGDTLYGGDEAGHLFLHAWRLVFDYRGEHFDIRVAPDKTWPSEIDLSACLGSDEFE; encoded by the coding sequence ATGTGGGACATTGTTTTTGAACACAAAGATTTTGTGGTCATTAATAAGCCTTGCGGCGTATCGGTGCACAGCGAATCGGAAGGGGATGTTTGCCTGACCGCTTCGCTGGCGCAGCAACTCGGCGTTGAACGCGTGTGGCTGGCTCACCGTTTGGATAAAGCCACCAGCGGCCTGTTGCTGTTTGCGCTCAACCGCGACAGCGCGGCCGCTTTGTCGGCACAGTTTGCTGAGAAAACCATGCGTAAAACTTATTTGGCACTCGGTACGCACAAGCCGGCGAAAAAGCAGGGCTGGGTGAAAGGCGGTATGGCGCGTTCGCGGCGCGGTACATGGAAGCTGACGCGAGACGAGGATAATTTTGCCGTTACCCGTTTCAGCAGCCAAAGCCTGAAGCCCGGTTTGCGCCTGTTTGTGTTGCAACCGTTTACCGGCAAAACCCATCAGCTGCGCGTGGCCATGAAAAGCATAGGCAGTCCGATTTTGGGCGATACGCTGTATGGCGGCGATGAGGCGGGACATCTGTTTTTGCACGCTTGGCGTTTGGTTTTCGACTATCGCGGCGAGCATTTCGATATTCGGGTTGCGCCTGATAAAACATGGCCGTCTGAAATCGATTTGTCGGCGTGCTTGGGCTCGGATGAGTTCGAATAG
- a CDS encoding LysR family transcriptional regulator, translating into MDSIIELRHLKTLLALEETGSVSLAAKRVFLTQSALSHQIRALENYYETPLFERKSTPLRFTPAGMRLLQLARELLPQVAAAERDLVRIIEGEAGELRLAVECHTCFDWLMPAMGEFRPLWPQVELDIVSGFQADPVGLLLQHRADLAIVSEAEPLNGISYRPLFAYEMVGICAEDHPLADKDVWEAEDFIDETLITYPVPDEMLDLPKKVLLPKGINPSRRHSELTIAIIQLVASKRGIAALPYWTVMPYLEKGYVVHRKITSDGLQSKLYAAIRTEDANKGYLDNFCQITHDRCFADLPGLSELEM; encoded by the coding sequence ATGGACTCTATTATCGAATTGCGTCATCTCAAAACCTTGCTGGCTTTAGAAGAAACCGGCAGCGTTTCCCTTGCCGCCAAACGGGTTTTCCTGACCCAATCCGCCCTATCACACCAAATCCGCGCCTTGGAAAATTATTACGAAACGCCGTTGTTTGAACGTAAATCCACACCTTTGCGCTTCACGCCTGCCGGTATGCGCCTATTGCAACTGGCGCGCGAGCTGTTGCCGCAGGTTGCCGCCGCCGAACGTGATTTGGTGCGGATTATCGAAGGCGAAGCGGGCGAACTCAGGCTTGCCGTCGAATGCCACACCTGCTTCGACTGGCTGATGCCTGCCATGGGTGAGTTCCGCCCCTTATGGCCGCAAGTTGAATTGGACATCGTTTCCGGTTTCCAAGCCGATCCGGTCGGGCTGCTGCTGCAACACCGCGCCGACCTTGCCATCGTTTCCGAAGCCGAACCGCTCAACGGCATCAGCTACCGCCCTCTATTTGCTTATGAAATGGTCGGCATCTGCGCAGAAGACCACCCGCTTGCCGACAAAGACGTTTGGGAAGCCGAAGACTTTATCGACGAAACCCTGATTACTTATCCCGTCCCCGACGAAATGCTGGATTTGCCCAAAAAAGTGCTGCTGCCCAAAGGCATTAATCCGTCGCGCCGCCACAGCGAGCTGACCATTGCCATTATTCAATTAGTTGCCAGCAAACGCGGCATTGCCGCCCTGCCCTATTGGACGGTCATGCCATATCTGGAAAAAGGCTACGTCGTCCACCGCAAAATTACTTCAGACGGCCTGCAAAGCAAACTTTATGCCGCCATTCGTACGGAAGATGCCAACAAAGGCTATCTGGACAACTTCTGCCAAATCACGCATGACCGCTGTTTTGCCGACTTGCCGGGTTTGAGCGAATTGGAAATGTAA
- a CDS encoding ferredoxin reductase family protein, with amino-acid sequence MKNIKFTLFAFLVGISALWLFATPFPDKWGVFPVRNLLLQFTGSISILAMSACMILAVRPKMLEGLFGGLDKMYRLHKWLGIIALSGSILHWISKQFPKWLVKLGLFDGKKPPRPPMQEVLTLKDWLVTQRHFAEEVGEIAFYVAVVLLVIALIKLIPYRWFAKLHILIVPVYIALVWHTIVLANFAYWAQPLGWLLATALFFGSICSLLALFKRIGKPQTATVTAMNQNGSLLSLTLNAPKWQGHQAGQFLFLRAHGESHPFTIASNWNPENQQINLIIKDLGDYTHRLSQRLNIGDTVKIDGAYGRFNFSDKNEQIWVSNGIGFTPFLARLKELAKQPSNQQIDWFHADRNLSAEIINQWKDLAQQANVTFHYIPSETQRLSADHIVQSVQNSETRSLWLCGSRSFTNSIAGKLKTRSLHQELFEFC; translated from the coding sequence ATGAAAAATATTAAATTTACCTTATTTGCCTTTTTAGTCGGCATATCCGCTTTATGGCTGTTTGCCACGCCATTTCCAGACAAGTGGGGCGTATTTCCCGTACGTAACCTATTATTACAGTTCACCGGCAGCATCAGCATACTGGCTATGAGTGCTTGTATGATTCTTGCAGTACGTCCCAAAATGTTGGAAGGACTATTTGGCGGATTGGATAAAATGTACCGCCTGCATAAATGGTTGGGCATCATTGCCCTTTCAGGCAGTATCCTGCATTGGATCAGTAAGCAATTCCCCAAATGGCTGGTAAAGCTCGGTCTGTTTGACGGCAAAAAGCCACCGCGCCCACCGATGCAGGAAGTCTTGACTTTAAAAGATTGGTTAGTTACCCAGCGCCATTTTGCTGAAGAAGTGGGTGAGATTGCTTTTTACGTTGCAGTCGTCTTATTGGTTATCGCACTGATCAAACTTATTCCCTACCGTTGGTTTGCCAAACTTCACATCTTAATTGTCCCTGTCTATATTGCACTCGTATGGCACACCATCGTATTGGCAAACTTTGCTTACTGGGCTCAGCCACTTGGCTGGTTGCTGGCTACCGCCCTATTCTTCGGTAGTATTTGTTCCCTCCTCGCCCTCTTTAAACGCATTGGTAAACCGCAAACCGCAACAGTAACTGCCATGAACCAAAACGGCTCCCTGCTTTCACTTACCCTGAATGCGCCAAAATGGCAGGGACACCAAGCCGGTCAATTCCTCTTTTTACGTGCACATGGAGAAAGCCACCCATTTACCATCGCTTCAAACTGGAATCCTGAAAATCAACAAATCAATCTTATCATCAAAGACTTGGGCGACTACACCCATCGTCTGTCTCAACGTTTGAACATCGGTGATACCGTTAAAATTGATGGTGCATATGGCCGCTTCAATTTTTCAGATAAAAATGAACAAATTTGGGTGAGTAACGGTATTGGTTTTACGCCTTTCCTTGCAAGGCTCAAAGAATTAGCCAAACAACCATCCAATCAACAAATTGACTGGTTCCATGCCGATAGAAATTTATCTGCAGAAATAATCAACCAATGGAAAGATTTGGCTCAACAAGCGAATGTTACATTCCACTATATTCCTTCTGAAACCCAAAGATTATCAGCTGATCATATTGTACAAAGCGTTCAGAATAGTGAAACCCGCAGTCTATGGCTTTGTGGTAGTCGTAGCTTTACAAACAGTATTGCAGGAAAACTTAAGACACGCTCATTGCATCAAGAGCTGTTTGAATTCTGCTAA
- a CDS encoding MarR family winged helix-turn-helix transcriptional regulator translates to MNHIARQFAILLSEGLKPLGIAPAQFPILIELWNKDGLSQQELVERADLKQATIANTLARMERDGLITREPNPEDARSRLIMLTEHARALQSSSTEIAKAINQESLADLSADEQKLFLEMAQKIILKQQKMIKV, encoded by the coding sequence ATGAACCACATTGCCCGCCAATTTGCCATTTTATTGAGCGAAGGCTTAAAACCACTGGGGATTGCGCCTGCACAATTTCCAATTTTGATCGAGCTATGGAATAAAGACGGTTTGAGCCAACAGGAATTAGTTGAGCGTGCCGATTTGAAGCAGGCAACGATTGCCAACACTCTGGCACGGATGGAGCGAGACGGATTGATTACACGGGAGCCTAATCCTGAAGATGCACGCAGCCGTTTGATTATGCTGACAGAACACGCGCGTGCTTTACAATCAAGCTCCACCGAAATTGCCAAAGCCATCAACCAAGAATCCTTGGCGGATCTGTCGGCAGACGAGCAGAAACTGTTTTTGGAAATGGCACAGAAAATTATATTGAAACAACAAAAGATGATAAAAGTCTGA
- the dnaJ gene encoding molecular chaperone DnaJ produces MSNKDFYETLGVARSASDDEIKKAYRKLAMKYHPDRNPDNKEAEEKFKEVQKAYDTLSDKEKRTMYDQYGHAAFEQGAGAGGFGGFGGFGGAQGFDFSDIFSQMFGGGGSAGGRQPDYSGADLQVGIEISLEEAAKGVKKRINIPTYEECDVCHGSGAKPGTSASTCSTCHGSGTVHVRQAIFQMQQTCPTCHGTGKEIKDPCVKCRGEGRTKTSKTVEVNIPAGIDDGQRIRLSGEGEPGQHGAPAGDLYVNVRVRQHKIFERNGLDLHCELPISFAIAALGGEVEVPTLDGKVKLHIPKETQTGRRMRVKGKGIKSLRSSSTGDLYCHILVETPVNLTDRQKELLEEFEKISSGLDLSQTPRKKSFWEKVGDLFSDN; encoded by the coding sequence ATGAGCAATAAAGATTTTTACGAAACCCTTGGTGTTGCCCGCAGCGCTAGCGACGATGAAATCAAAAAAGCCTACCGCAAGCTGGCAATGAAATACCATCCCGACCGCAACCCTGACAACAAAGAAGCGGAAGAAAAATTTAAAGAAGTCCAAAAAGCTTACGACACCTTGTCTGACAAGGAAAAACGTACCATGTACGACCAATACGGCCATGCCGCGTTTGAACAGGGCGCAGGCGCGGGCGGATTCGGCGGTTTTGGCGGGTTCGGTGGCGCGCAAGGCTTCGATTTTTCCGATATTTTCAGCCAAATGTTCGGTGGTGGCGGCAGCGCAGGCGGCCGTCAGCCGGATTACAGCGGTGCGGATTTGCAGGTCGGCATAGAAATTTCGCTTGAAGAAGCCGCCAAAGGCGTGAAAAAACGCATCAACATTCCGACTTACGAAGAATGTGATGTCTGCCACGGCTCAGGTGCTAAGCCGGGCACATCCGCATCGACTTGTTCGACCTGTCACGGCTCAGGTACGGTACACGTCCGCCAAGCCATTTTCCAAATGCAGCAGACTTGTCCGACTTGTCATGGTACAGGCAAAGAAATCAAAGATCCTTGCGTCAAATGCCGTGGCGAAGGCCGCACCAAAACCAGCAAAACGGTTGAAGTCAACATTCCGGCAGGCATCGACGACGGTCAACGCATCCGCTTGAGCGGCGAGGGCGAGCCGGGTCAACACGGCGCACCGGCAGGCGATTTGTACGTCAATGTCCGCGTAAGACAGCACAAAATCTTTGAGCGCAACGGCTTGGACCTGCATTGCGAACTGCCGATCAGTTTTGCCATTGCCGCATTGGGCGGTGAAGTCGAAGTGCCGACTTTGGACGGCAAAGTTAAACTGCACATTCCGAAAGAAACGCAAACCGGCCGCCGTATGCGCGTGAAAGGCAAAGGCATCAAGTCTCTGCGTTCCAGCTCGACCGGCGATTTGTACTGCCACATTTTGGTTGAAACACCGGTCAACCTGACCGACCGTCAGAAAGAGTTGCTGGAAGAATTTGAAAAAATCTCCTCCGGCCTCGACCTCAGCCAAACTCCGCGCAAAAAATCGTTTTGGGAAAAAGTAGGCGATTTGTTCTCCGATAATTAA
- the leuS gene encoding leucine--tRNA ligase: MQEHYQPAAIEPAAQKKWDDALIFNISEDASKPKYYCLSMFPYPSGKLHMGHVRNYTIGDVLSRFKLLNGFNVMQPMGWDAFGMPAENAAMKNNVAPAAWTYDNIEYMKTQLKSLGFAIDWEREVATCKPEYYRWEQWLFTKLFEKGIVYRKNGTVNWDPVDQTVLANEQVIDGRGWRSGALIEKREIPMYYFKITDYAEELLNDLDKLEHWPEQVKTMQRNWIGKSRGMTVRFAVSDDSKQGLEGDYAKFLQVYTTRPDTLMGATYVAVAAEHPLATAAAANKPELQAFIAECKAGSVAEADMATMEKKGVPTGRYVVNPLNGDKLEVWIANYVLWGYGDGAVMAVPAHDERDFEFATKYNLPKKQVIAVGDNAFDANQWQEWYGDKENGVLVNSGDLDGMNFQTAFDAIAAKLQSQDAGEPKTQYRLRDWGISRQRYWGCPIPIVHCEKCGDVPVPADQLPVVLPENVVPDGMGSPLAKMPEFYETTCPCCGDAAKRETDTMDTFMESSWYFFRYMSPKFAEGMVSTEAAKYWGAVDQYIGGIEHAILHLLYARFFTKLMRDEGLVNVDEPFERLLTQGMVVCETYYRENDKGGKDWINPADVELTFDDKGRPVSAVLKADGLPVVISGTEKMSKSKNNGVDPQELINAYGADTARLFMMFAAPPEQSLEWSDSGVEGAHRFLRRLWRTVYEYLKQGEAVKAFAGSQDGLSKELKDLRHKLHSTITKVSDDYGRRQQFNTAIAAVMELLNQYDKTDTSGEQGRAVAQEVLETAVRLLWPIVPHICETLWSELNGAKLWEAGWPTVDEAALVKSEIEVMVQVNGKLRGKITVAADASKADLEAAALANEGAVKFMEGKPAKKIIVVPGRLVNIVV, encoded by the coding sequence ATGCAAGAACATTACCAACCCGCCGCCATTGAGCCTGCGGCGCAGAAAAAATGGGATGACGCCCTTATTTTCAACATCTCCGAAGACGCTTCCAAACCCAAATACTACTGCCTCTCCATGTTCCCCTACCCCAGCGGCAAGCTGCACATGGGGCATGTACGCAACTACACCATCGGCGACGTATTGAGCCGCTTCAAACTCTTAAACGGCTTCAACGTCATGCAGCCTATGGGTTGGGACGCGTTCGGTATGCCTGCGGAAAACGCAGCGATGAAAAACAACGTCGCCCCTGCCGCTTGGACTTACGACAACATCGAATACATGAAAACCCAGCTCAAAAGCCTGGGTTTTGCGATTGACTGGGAGCGCGAAGTCGCCACCTGCAAACCCGAATACTACCGCTGGGAACAATGGCTGTTTACCAAGCTGTTTGAAAAAGGCATCGTCTATCGTAAAAACGGCACAGTAAACTGGGACCCCGTCGACCAAACCGTCCTTGCCAACGAGCAAGTCATCGACGGACGCGGCTGGCGTTCGGGTGCATTGATCGAAAAACGCGAAATCCCGATGTATTACTTCAAAATCACGGATTACGCCGAAGAGCTGCTCAACGACTTGGACAAACTGGAACACTGGCCTGAACAAGTCAAAACCATGCAGCGCAACTGGATCGGCAAATCTCGCGGCATGACCGTGCGCTTCGCTGTTTCAGACGACAGCAAACAAGGTTTGGAAGGAGATTACGCGAAATTCCTGCAAGTTTATACCACCCGTCCCGACACACTGATGGGCGCGACTTATGTTGCCGTTGCCGCCGAGCATCCGCTGGCAACCGCCGCAGCCGCCAACAAACCCGAATTGCAGGCATTTATCGCCGAATGCAAAGCCGGTTCAGTTGCCGAAGCCGATATGGCGACGATGGAGAAAAAAGGCGTGCCGACCGGCCGCTACGTCGTCAACCCGCTCAACGGCGACAAGCTGGAAGTGTGGATTGCCAACTATGTATTGTGGGGCTACGGCGATGGCGCAGTGATGGCTGTTCCGGCGCATGACGAACGCGATTTCGAGTTCGCCACCAAATACAATCTGCCTAAAAAACAAGTCATTGCCGTTGGCGACAACGCATTCGACGCAAACCAATGGCAAGAATGGTACGGCGACAAAGAAAACGGCGTATTGGTCAACAGCGGCGACTTGGACGGCATGAATTTTCAGACGGCCTTCGATGCCATCGCCGCCAAGCTGCAAAGCCAAGACGCAGGCGAACCGAAAACCCAATACCGCCTGCGCGACTGGGGTATTTCGCGCCAACGCTACTGGGGCTGTCCGATTCCCATCGTCCATTGCGAAAAATGCGGCGACGTCCCCGTCCCCGCCGACCAACTGCCGGTCGTCCTGCCTGAAAACGTCGTACCCGACGGCATGGGTTCGCCGCTGGCAAAAATGCCCGAGTTTTACGAAACCACCTGCCCATGCTGCGGCGACGCGGCAAAACGCGAAACCGACACCATGGACACCTTCATGGAATCAAGCTGGTATTTCTTCCGCTACATGTCGCCCAAGTTCGCAGAAGGCATGGTATCGACTGAAGCCGCAAAATACTGGGGCGCGGTCGACCAATACATCGGCGGTATCGAACACGCGATTCTGCACCTCTTATACGCGCGTTTCTTCACCAAACTGATGCGCGACGAAGGCTTGGTCAATGTTGACGAACCGTTTGAACGCCTGCTCACGCAAGGCATGGTCGTCTGCGAAACCTACTACCGCGAAAACGACAAAGGCGGCAAAGACTGGATCAACCCTGCCGATGTCGAGCTGACCTTCGACGACAAAGGCCGCCCTGTTTCCGCCGTTCTGAAAGCAGACGGACTGCCTGTCGTCATCAGCGGCACGGAAAAAATGTCCAAGTCCAAAAACAACGGTGTCGATCCGCAAGAACTGATTAACGCCTACGGCGCGGACACCGCCCGCCTGTTCATGATGTTCGCCGCACCGCCCGAACAGTCCCTCGAATGGAGCGACAGTGGCGTCGAAGGCGCGCACCGCTTCCTACGTCGTCTGTGGCGTACCGTTTACGAATACCTGAAACAAGGCGAAGCGGTCAAAGCGTTCGCAGGCAGCCAAGACGGTTTGTCTAAAGAACTCAAAGACCTGCGCCACAAACTGCATTCCACCATCACCAAAGTCAGCGACGACTACGGCCGCCGCCAGCAGTTCAACACCGCCATCGCCGCCGTGATGGAACTGCTCAACCAATACGACAAAACCGATACCAGCGGCGAACAAGGCCGCGCCGTCGCCCAAGAAGTATTGGAAACTGCCGTACGCCTGTTGTGGCCCATCGTGCCGCACATCTGCGAAACCCTGTGGAGCGAATTGAACGGCGCGAAACTGTGGGAAGCAGGCTGGCCGACAGTCGATGAAGCCGCTTTGGTCAAATCCGAAATCGAAGTGATGGTTCAAGTCAACGGCAAACTGCGCGGCAAAATCACCGTTGCCGCCGACGCATCCAAAGCCGACCTCGAAGCCGCCGCCCTTGCCAACGAAGGCGCAGTGAAATTCATGGAAGGTAAACCTGCGAAGAAAATCATCGTCGTACCCGGACGCTTGGTGAATATCGTCGTCTAA
- the adhE gene encoding bifunctional acetaldehyde-CoA/alcohol dehydrogenase, with translation MNASADNVVSPAVAEVNSLVEKGLRALDEFLKLDQEQIDFIVAKASIAALDKHGVLAMHAVEETGRGVFEDKATKNLFACENVVRRLRDLKTVGVISENDVTGITEIADPVGVVCGIVPTTNPTSTTIFKSLIALKTRNPIIFSFHPSAQQCSAHAARIVRDAAIAAGAPENCIQWIEKPSMEGTSALMKHPGVATILATGGNAMVEAAYSCGKPALGVGAGNVPAYVEKTADIKQVAHDIVMSKSFDNGMVCASEQAVIADKEIYKELAEEFKSYGVYFANKKEKAMLEEFIFGVTANCASCGGAKLNSAVVGKPAAWIAEQAGFKVPEKTNIIIAECREVGPNEPLTREKLSPVLAMIKADSTEQGLKFAEEMVAFDGLGHSAAIHTADEELVKTFGSRVKALRVIWNSPSTFGGIGDVYNAFLPSLTLGCGSYGKNAVGGNVSAVNLLNIKKVGRRRNNMQWFKVPAKIYFERDSIQYLQDMKDCEKVMIVTDRSMVDLGFVDKITHQLHQRKNKVTIQLFTDVEADPSVQTVYKGTDLMRSFQPDTIIALGGGSPMDAAKAMWLFYEQPQVDFEDLVQKFMDIRKRAFRFPELGRKAKFIGIPTTSGTGSEVTPFTVISDGDKKYPIADYSLTPTISIVDPAFTMTVPAGVTADTGLDVLTHAVEAYVSVLANDFTDGLALQAIKLVFQYLERSYKHGAADPEAREHMHNASTIAGMAFANAFLGINHSMAHKIGGKYHVPHGRANAILLPHVIRYNGTRPQKTATWPKYNYYKADLKYQEIARTLGLPCSTPAEGVESFARACHELAVNVGIKMSFKEQGIDEKTFLDGRKELAMMSFEDQCTPANPRLAMVADMEEILTKAYYGE, from the coding sequence ATGAACGCATCAGCCGACAACGTCGTCAGCCCAGCCGTAGCCGAGGTAAACAGCCTGGTTGAAAAGGGTTTACGGGCGTTGGATGAGTTTCTTAAGCTGGATCAGGAGCAGATTGATTTTATTGTTGCCAAAGCCTCTATCGCCGCGCTGGACAAACATGGTGTACTCGCCATGCACGCGGTAGAGGAAACGGGACGCGGCGTGTTTGAGGATAAGGCGACGAAAAACCTGTTTGCCTGCGAAAACGTCGTGCGCCGCCTGCGCGATTTGAAAACCGTGGGCGTCATCAGTGAAAACGATGTAACCGGTATTACTGAAATTGCCGATCCGGTCGGTGTGGTTTGCGGTATTGTGCCGACCACCAATCCGACTTCCACCACCATTTTCAAATCCCTGATTGCGCTGAAAACCCGCAATCCGATTATTTTCTCGTTCCACCCGTCTGCACAGCAGTGTTCCGCCCATGCCGCGCGTATTGTGCGTGATGCGGCGATTGCGGCAGGTGCGCCGGAAAACTGTATCCAGTGGATTGAAAAGCCGTCTATGGAAGGCACTTCCGCGCTGATGAAGCATCCGGGCGTGGCAACGATTTTGGCGACCGGCGGCAATGCGATGGTGGAAGCCGCGTATTCTTGCGGCAAACCTGCGCTTGGCGTCGGGGCGGGCAACGTACCTGCTTATGTTGAAAAAACGGCGGATATCAAACAAGTGGCGCACGATATTGTGATGTCGAAATCTTTCGACAACGGCATGGTGTGCGCCAGCGAGCAAGCGGTGATTGCCGATAAAGAGATTTACAAAGAGTTGGCCGAAGAATTCAAATCCTACGGCGTGTACTTTGCCAACAAAAAAGAAAAAGCCATGCTCGAAGAGTTTATCTTCGGCGTCACGGCAAACTGCGCCAGCTGCGGCGGCGCGAAACTTAATTCCGCCGTCGTGGGCAAACCGGCGGCATGGATTGCCGAACAGGCCGGGTTTAAAGTGCCTGAAAAAACCAACATCATCATCGCCGAATGCCGCGAAGTCGGCCCGAACGAACCGCTGACCCGCGAAAAACTTTCGCCTGTTTTGGCCATGATTAAGGCGGATTCGACCGAACAAGGTTTGAAGTTTGCCGAAGAAATGGTTGCCTTTGACGGCTTGGGACACTCCGCCGCCATCCATACCGCCGACGAAGAATTGGTCAAAACGTTCGGCTCCCGCGTCAAAGCGCTGCGCGTGATTTGGAATTCGCCTTCCACCTTCGGCGGCATCGGCGACGTGTACAACGCCTTCCTGCCTTCTCTGACCCTCGGTTGCGGCTCTTACGGTAAAAACGCCGTCGGCGGCAACGTCAGCGCAGTCAATCTGTTAAACATCAAAAAAGTAGGCCGTCGGAGAAACAACATGCAATGGTTCAAAGTGCCCGCCAAAATCTATTTTGAACGCGATTCCATCCAATATCTGCAAGACATGAAAGACTGCGAAAAAGTCATGATTGTGACCGACCGTTCGATGGTTGATCTGGGCTTTGTCGATAAAATCACCCACCAACTGCATCAACGCAAAAACAAAGTGACCATCCAGCTGTTTACTGACGTTGAAGCCGATCCGAGCGTCCAAACCGTCTATAAAGGCACGGATTTGATGCGCAGCTTCCAGCCGGACACCATTATCGCGCTGGGCGGCGGCTCGCCGATGGACGCGGCCAAAGCCATGTGGCTCTTCTACGAGCAGCCGCAAGTCGATTTTGAAGACTTGGTGCAAAAATTCATGGACATCCGCAAACGCGCATTCCGTTTCCCTGAATTGGGCCGCAAAGCCAAATTTATCGGCATTCCTACCACGTCGGGTACAGGCTCCGAAGTGACGCCGTTTACCGTCATCAGCGACGGAGACAAAAAATATCCGATTGCCGACTACTCACTGACACCGACCATTTCGATTGTCGATCCTGCGTTTACCATGACAGTTCCGGCAGGTGTAACCGCCGATACCGGTTTGGACGTACTGACCCATGCCGTAGAAGCATACGTTTCCGTACTGGCGAACGACTTTACAGACGGCCTCGCTCTGCAAGCCATCAAGCTCGTGTTCCAATACCTCGAACGCTCCTACAAACATGGTGCGGCCGATCCTGAAGCGCGCGAGCATATGCACAATGCCTCTACCATCGCAGGCATGGCGTTTGCCAATGCGTTCTTGGGTATCAACCACTCGATGGCACACAAAATTGGCGGTAAATATCATGTTCCGCACGGCCGCGCCAACGCCATCCTGCTGCCGCACGTCATCCGCTACAACGGCACGCGTCCGCAGAAAACCGCCACTTGGCCGAAGTACAACTACTACAAAGCCGACCTGAAATATCAGGAAATCGCCCGTACCTTAGGCCTGCCATGCAGCACACCAGCAGAAGGCGTAGAATCCTTCGCCCGCGCCTGCCACGAACTGGCGGTCAACGTCGGCATCAAAATGTCGTTTAAAGAGCAGGGCATCGATGAGAAAACCTTCCTCGATGGCAGAAAAGAGCTGGCCATGATGTCTTTTGAAGACCAATGCACCCCGGCCAACCCACGCCTCGCGATGGTGGCCGATATGGAAGAAATCCTGACCAAAGCCTACTACGGCGAATAA